One region of Ostrinia nubilalis chromosome 14, ilOstNubi1.1, whole genome shotgun sequence genomic DNA includes:
- the LOC135078319 gene encoding uncharacterized protein LOC135078319 — translation MSAKVHSKKWISEETSEEEEAFSHGREMEAICYAVTKVILDLDNKWKGSLRKSTSHTLSNRSYIMELVNIQDTRCVLDNFSSFKTLKFQVLDQIIEYLSKLVKSFYKLNPKLARLKRDNGLVESKHEHAFDQLCGSRFIMLQAVSGLITTILSTCLHREDSRKMIECCLSLVSIYNHLIGLSSKKFAAKFNVCSNTYPSTISETKNITLTKIVQILAKSRVEINCHRLINCLVKVYKPEDNSDNESSSSTAESLEIYHTLTKHITPPTSTISREMTVEKRREAFIENKKAKMKQAQSLIEVKNKQNKKLSDILNAQNSDCDITYASLLTNECVLEHIFSNEENVNGILQSEEMYIEILLDTVANMSAPLLGTNGTRKLKSGRIQASKKAAHKVTEYYQNILWGDVGSCLEHILLWWSSYPLAIRSPNTSQNLREWLFGTFNVHNTPELILSALRILADALGCHVTTTSWDKHFGATLTTNLTATSLKLHPELSLYVTESTVSGSNFALMLHELVTLNNQCEVTWDYILGAPIEDLPIVEQIPILHRLDHSIHTYRLWCLAETRRLAGLWAVDDFFRVAHNDMRACMEQLLGLRFADHGAAIEAGEWDRGPRPTDFFRVAHNDMRACMEQLLGLRFADHGAAIEAGKIGVHENVCAKMREKLVSEVKVNIQKLKEATEEIVIVLSSVCATTSLAHLTMIFPRPAAWRRVTHPPRLDHSIYVHEFLKTVFVLSSVCATTSLAHLTMIFPRPAAWRRVTHPPRLDHSIYVHEFLNKMLLPVIKATDDITTLNMVLRIMCESWLHHIYVAKVRFSKEAAAQLLADFNEVRNWLNDCNPLSNLAKKQMLQNEVLRRCEGVGRLLLHAPGDLISMQDSTMQASQHVRKDDKENDSPEQLMPAEMYVPNQKQWLTLRAGRLSGPLALTCCVALS, via the exons ATGTCCGCGAAGGTGCACAGCAAGAAATGGATCAGCGAAGAGACTTCGGAGGAGGAGGAAGCCTTCAGCCATGGCAGGGAGATGGAAGCGATCTGTTATGCTGTCACCAAAGTCATTTTGGACTTGGATAACAAATGGAAAGGCTCCTTGAGGAAAAGCACCAGCCATACCTTATCCAATCGTAGCTATATTATGGAGTTAGTTAATATACAG GATACAAGATGTGTTTTGGATAACTTTTCAAGTTTCAAAACCTTGAAATTTCAGGTACTAGATCAAATAATAGAATATCTATCGAAGTTAGTGAAGTCATTCTACAAATTGAACCCGAAGTTGGCAAGGTTGAAACGAGACAATGGCCTGGTGGAAAGTAAACACGAGCACGCGTTCGACCAGCTGTGCGGGTCCCGGTTCATCATGCTGCAAGCTGTGAGCGGGCTCATCACGACGATACTTAGCACGTGCCTGCATAGGGAGGACTCTAGGAAAATGATTGAATGCTGTTTGAG CTTAGTATCAATATACAATCACCTGATTGGGCTAAGCTCGAAAAAGTTCGCAGCCAAATTCAACGTGTGCAGCAATACCTACCCAAGCACAATCAGCGAAACTAAAAACATCACTCTAACTAAAATAGTTCAA ATTCTTGCCAAAAGTCGCGTAGAAATCAACTGCCACCGACTTATAAACTGCCTGGTAAAAGTGTATAAGCCCGAAGATAATTCTGATAATGAATCGAGCTCAAGCACTGCTGAAAGCTTGGAAATCTACCA CACCCTAACAAAACACATCACCCCGCCAACCTCCACGATATCCCGGGAAATGACAGTCGAGAAACGCCGGGAGGCCTTCATAGAGAACAAGAAAGCGAAGATGAAGCAAGCACAGAGCTTGATTGAAGTTAAGAACAAACAGAACAAAAAGTTGAGCGATATACTAAACGCGCAGAATTCCGATTGTGATATCACGTACGCGTCTCTGCTGACCAACGAATGTGTGTTGGAACACATCTTTAGTAATGAAG AAAATGTAAATGGCATTCTGCAGAGCGAGGAAATGTATATAGAAATTCTACTGGACACAGTAGCTAATATGTCTGCACCATTACTGGGTACTAATGGAACTAGAAAATTAAAGTCAG gTCGCATTCAAGCCAGCAAAAAAGCTGCTCATAAAGTAACAGAATATTACCAAAACATACTGTGGGGAGACGTGGGCAGCTGCTTAGAACATATTCTTCTTTGGTGGTCGTCATACCCTTTAGCAATAAG atcTCCAAACACCAGTCAAAATCTACGTGAATGGTTATTTGGCACGTTCAACGTTCATA ATACACCCGAATTGATTTTATCTGCGTTGAGGATACTGGCCGATGCTTTAGGATGCCACGTCACAACCACATCTTGGGATAAACATTTCGG AGCCACATTGACGACCAATCTAACAGCAACTTCTCTCAAACTGCATCCTGAATTATCACTGTATGTTACTGAG AGTACGGTCTCGGGATCAAACTTCGCGTTGATGCTGCATGAGCTGGTGACCCTCAACAACCAGTGCGAGGTCACGTGGGACTACATACTCGGTGCGCCGATTGAAGACCTGCCCATTGTTGAGCAGATACCCATACTGCATAGATTGG ACCACTCCATCCACACCTACCGTCTATGGTGCTTGGCAGAAACGCGGCGGCTGGCCGGGCTATGGGCTGTAGACGACTTCTTCCGCGTGGCGCACAACGACATGCGCGCCTGCATGGAGCAGCTGCTCGGGCTGCGTTTCGCCGACCACGGCGCCGCCATCGAGGCGGGTGAGTGGGACCGTGGCCCACGCCCCACA GACTTCTTCCGCGTGGCGCACAACGACATGCGCGCCTGCATGGAGCAGCTGCTCGGGCTGCGCTTCGCCGACCACGGCGCCGCCATCGAGGCGG GTAAAATTGGCGTTCATGAAAACGTGTGCGCAAAAATGAGGGAAAAATTGGTTTCTGAAGTAAAAGTTAACATACAGAAACTGAAG GAAGCGACAGAGGAGATAGTAATCGTGCTATCATCCGTATGCGCGACTACAAGTCTAGCGCACCTCACGATGATCTTCCCGCGGCCGGCCGCCTGGCGCCGCGTCACGCACCCGCCGCGGCTGGATCACTCCATCTACGTGCACGAGTTCCTAA AGACAGTGTTCGTGCTATCATCGGTATGCGCGACTACGAGTCTAGCGCACCTCACGATGATCTTCCCGCGGCCGGCCGCCTGGCGCCGCGTCACGCACCCGCCGCGGCTGGATCACTCCATCTACGTGCACGAGTTCCTAA ATAAAATGCTACTGCCAGTTATCAAAGCGACTGATGATATAACGACTTTGAACATGGTGCTAAGAATAATGTGTGAATCCTGGCTGCATCACATATACGTAGCCAAAGTTAGATTTAG TAAAGAAGCAGCAGCGCAACTACTAGCAGATTTCAACGAAGTGCGTAACTGGTTGAACGACTGCAACCCGCTGTCAAATTTAGCCAAGAAACAAATGCTACAAAACGAAGTCCTCAG GCGGTGCGAAGGTGTGGGACGGTTACTTTTACATGCGCCTGGCGACCTCATCTCCATGCAAGACTCCACTATGCAGGCCTCACAGCATGTACGAAAAGACG ACAAAGAAAACGACTCACCCGAGCAGCTAATGCCGGCAGAGATGTACGTTCCAAACCAGAAGCAATGGCTGACGTTACGCGCCGGGCGCTTGAGCGGCCCGCTTGCACTCACTTGCTGCGTGGCTCTCAGTTGA